A genomic region of Papaver somniferum cultivar HN1 chromosome 7, ASM357369v1, whole genome shotgun sequence contains the following coding sequences:
- the LOC113294003 gene encoding uncharacterized protein LOC113294003: MDPIRPEFELLDSAGLEYHRWVSDVETTFVAKDFTSTIKPSADAASATEKDKANDFMFLKRHIDPNLRWGMSPGEIEYLVDSATTHTILRNRQLFFDLTPYNTYVITMIGSSQVISGRGTAQFLLPNGTMMKDTEALYAPRAHRTLLSFKDIRANGYHLETHCENGVEYIYVTSSECGRKRILKKLMCHSSGLYITIIRIIESHVVANDELLSSDLYKLWHDRLGHPGRDMMIRVLNNSHGHPFFRMKKKMRQYIVTMQSNNVHSKVNDAHFMPSKVREAQPSSSKVIEAHPLSHSSSLSLSKAHRSFCKACSLAKTVSRPSYAKDTIQNIPFLQRIQGDIGGPIHPECRPFKYFIVLVDASTRWSHVALLSTRNDAFAKLLAQIIRLRAHHPDHPIKFIRLDNAGEFTSKGFDDFCMSKGIDVEHPVPHVHTQNGLVEATIKRLQIIFRALVMRFNLPITAWGYAILHAALLIRFRPTVSQPFSAYQLVTGYEPDISHLRIFGCAIYVPITPPQRTNMGPQR; the protein is encoded by the exons ATGGACCCAATTCGACCAGAATTCGAACTTTTGGACTCAGCAGGACTTGAGTACCATCGTTGGGTATCTGATGTGGAAACCACCTTCGTGGCAAAGGACTTCACCTCCACTATCAAGCCATCTGCCGACGCTGCTTCGGCAActgagaaagacaaagctaatgaTTTTATGTTCCTCAAGAGGCATATCGATCCTAACCTACGTTGGG GAATGTCTCCGGGAGAAATTGAATATTTAGTTGATAGTGCAACCACCCACACTATCCTAAGAAATAGACAATTATTTTTCGATCTTACTCCTTATAATACATATGTgattacgatgattggatcatcgcaAGTAATAAGTGGGAGAGGTACTGCTCAATTCTTGTTGCCAAACGGCACAATGATGAAAGACACAGAAgctctatatgcaccaagagcTCACCGCACTTTGTTAAGTTTCAAGGATATCCGTGCAAATGGTTATCACTTAGAAACTCACTGTGAAAATGGAgttgagtacatatatgtgacCTCTAGTGAATGCGGAAGGAAGCGCATCTTAAAGAAACTAATGTGTCACTCCAGTGGATTGTATATCACCATTATTAGGATTATCGAATCCCATGTGGTGGCCAACGATGAACTGTTGTCCAGTGACTTATACAAGCTTTGgcacgatcgactagggcacccaGGTCGTGATATGATGATCCGTGTTTTGAATAACTCACACGGACATCCTTTCTTtcgaatgaaaaagaaaatgagacaATATATTGTTACAATGCAGAGTAACAATGTGCATTCTAAAGTAAATGATGCACATTTTATGCCTTCTAAAGTAAGAGAAGCGCAACCTTCGTCTTCAAAAGTAATTGAAGCGCACCCACTGTCTCATTCTTCTTCGTTGTCCTTGTCGAAGGCACATCGCTCATTCTGCAAAGCTTGTTCTTTGGCAAAGACAGTATCGAGACCATCCTATGCTAAAGATACAATACAAAATattccatttttacaaagaatacaaggtgatattGGTGGACCTATACATCCAGAATGCAGACCATTCAAGTATTTTATTGTTTTGGTGGATGCTTCGACCCGTTGGTCACATGTTGCATTGTTGTCCACAAGAAATGATGCATTTGCAAAGCTCCTAGCACAAATTATACGACTAAGGGCTCACCACCCTGATCATCCAATCAAGTTTATCAGACTTGATAATGCTGgagaatttacatctaaaggatttGACGATTTTTGTATGTCTAAGGGAATTGACGTAGAGCATCCCGTACCCCATgtacacactcaaaatggtctagtagaagctaccatcaaaaggttacagaTTATATTTAGGGCATTGGTTATGCGTTTCAACCTGCCCATTACTGCTTGGGGGTACGCCATATTGCATGCAGCATTACTTATTCGCTTTAGACCCACTGTTAGCCAaccattttctgcgtaccagttggtaactggatatgagcCTGATATTTCACATTTACGCATATTTGGTTGTGCCATATACGTGCCTATTACGCCCCCACAGCGTACTAATATGGGTCCACAAAGATGA